From Leptospira congkakensis, one genomic window encodes:
- a CDS encoding phosphate signaling complex PhoU family protein, which translates to MIISKFYYLRKNLYSMAELVLEQVILLSEALEDDDYAQAERIVERDDLIDDLEKENDNLSQNAILEAVSNRNILGMGDVDNDIVLKKDPLRFALSAIRITRNMERMGDQVVNCADVFRHKTIRKGLFKNEEPMTLILSRVTTLAGMAIESLVEEKERFMGSVNTLEDELNALCDQAFQKYRSVPDMEKQEFADVYRIILALERLGDYAVNVAEELVRLNTGKDIRHLENTGNNRNLYQ; encoded by the coding sequence ATGATCATCTCTAAGTTTTATTATTTAAGAAAAAATTTGTACTCCATGGCAGAACTTGTTTTGGAGCAGGTGATTCTTTTAAGTGAAGCTTTGGAAGATGATGATTATGCCCAAGCAGAACGGATTGTAGAACGAGATGATCTGATTGATGATTTGGAAAAGGAAAATGATAACCTTTCCCAAAATGCCATTTTAGAAGCGGTGAGTAATCGTAACATTCTCGGAATGGGTGATGTAGACAACGATATCGTTTTAAAAAAAGATCCCCTTCGGTTTGCACTCTCTGCCATTCGGATTACCAGAAACATGGAACGGATGGGAGACCAAGTGGTCAATTGTGCCGATGTCTTTCGTCACAAAACCATTCGCAAAGGCCTATTCAAAAACGAAGAACCAATGACTCTCATTTTATCTCGAGTGACTACACTTGCAGGAATGGCCATAGAATCTCTCGTAGAAGAAAAAGAAAGATTTATGGGCAGTGTCAATACCCTGGAAGATGAGTTAAACGCACTTTGTGACCAAGCTTTTCAAAAGTATAGGTCCGTTCCTGATATGGAAAAACAAGAATTTGCTGATGTATACCGAATCATTCTCGCACTTGAGAGGTTAGGTGATTATGCGGTAAACGTTGCGGAAGAACTTGTGCGACTCAATACAGGAAAAGACATCCGCCATTTGGAAAATACTGGCAATAACCGTAATTTATATCAGTAG
- a CDS encoding tetratricopeptide repeat protein, whose protein sequence is MKLESHFLWKLGQFCELVKKVSQLLFRVAYLRYCLTFSFGFIYLILSGNGKIWAGEEDRRNPLSGLYLSPLQVISTEEIKTLDSEKRIPIDEDSGIALREEPKAVDPNAADVPVVPGADTPVETSGLETGPKNLETKIREAEGLLKRYYSQFIEEKRIWEDREKGNVYNSRTEMNDIRLLLWQSTHKNSETYIVRDSPLLYNLHIRLARLYVESEKFAPALRHYLAAFKYHPLEMTEEGFRKGEWQKEDILGYDASSAKEHDRLFNEWKLSEEKLKKTKDEIHIKESNWIREGKSLSTLAPQSKVWKEEIRIAEENRKSAKQKYDESVNLRYISYLDKRKQIESNDLYAFANVIRKLEDDNKERLKIVNKLGTAGKGIYVLFDYKRNTDFFAYELILERAYRIWNENPSVLTDIAEQYRQDGKKERATDFYEKGLNELLKIKNPSAEEQEKITKSNLRLATINADLKRNILAGQYYEKYFNLSPDSVDKTRVSYEIGVFFNAQIGDPDRAANFLEYWLERNSKDWNPSLDVETGLTELESIAYYYLSKKDKKHKRNELERNKLNIAFAQWKKLDEKLILAENELKDLIEKKQTLKKDLMVTTLDDILSQYRLMDLKIEDQEAVIRVLETKKSKIPLIKILFRLGVLAEESRDFVKAKEFYERIINEGGETDIRVALKELERVRKILETGNIIPPLSESI, encoded by the coding sequence GTGAAATTGGAAAGTCACTTTCTTTGGAAACTGGGGCAGTTTTGTGAGCTAGTGAAAAAGGTAAGTCAGTTACTTTTTCGCGTGGCTTACCTTCGATATTGCCTTACCTTTTCATTTGGATTTATTTATCTCATCCTCTCTGGAAATGGGAAGATTTGGGCAGGGGAGGAGGACCGAAGGAATCCTTTGTCAGGACTCTATTTATCTCCCTTACAAGTGATCTCAACCGAAGAGATCAAAACATTAGATTCTGAAAAACGAATTCCTATAGACGAAGATTCTGGAATTGCCCTTCGGGAAGAACCAAAGGCAGTGGATCCCAATGCGGCGGATGTTCCGGTAGTTCCTGGGGCAGATACTCCCGTTGAAACCTCGGGTTTGGAAACAGGGCCTAAAAATTTGGAAACTAAGATTCGTGAGGCGGAAGGTCTTCTCAAACGTTACTATAGCCAGTTCATTGAAGAAAAACGAATTTGGGAAGATCGAGAAAAAGGAAACGTTTATAATTCAAGAACAGAGATGAATGACATTCGTCTTTTGTTATGGCAAAGCACTCATAAAAATTCTGAAACTTATATCGTTCGGGATTCTCCATTATTATATAATTTACATATAAGACTTGCTAGGTTGTATGTTGAGTCAGAAAAATTTGCACCTGCGTTACGTCATTACCTTGCAGCGTTTAAATACCATCCTTTAGAAATGACCGAAGAGGGATTTAGAAAAGGGGAATGGCAAAAAGAAGATATTTTGGGTTATGATGCATCATCGGCCAAAGAACATGATCGTTTGTTTAATGAGTGGAAACTATCAGAAGAAAAATTAAAAAAAACTAAAGATGAAATCCATATAAAAGAAAGTAATTGGATTCGCGAAGGGAAAAGTTTATCAACCTTGGCTCCGCAATCAAAAGTATGGAAAGAAGAGATTCGGATTGCAGAAGAAAATAGAAAATCAGCCAAACAGAAGTATGATGAATCAGTTAATCTTAGATATATATCCTATCTTGATAAACGAAAACAAATTGAGTCCAATGATTTATATGCATTTGCTAATGTTATCAGAAAATTAGAAGATGATAACAAGGAACGTTTAAAGATTGTTAACAAACTCGGTACTGCTGGTAAAGGGATTTATGTTTTATTTGATTACAAACGGAACACGGATTTTTTTGCTTATGAATTGATTTTGGAAAGAGCATATCGCATTTGGAATGAAAATCCTTCTGTACTCACGGATATTGCGGAGCAGTATAGACAAGATGGTAAAAAAGAACGAGCCACAGACTTTTATGAAAAAGGTTTAAACGAACTTTTAAAAATTAAAAATCCATCTGCGGAAGAACAAGAAAAAATTACCAAATCGAATTTACGGTTAGCCACCATCAATGCTGACTTGAAGAGAAATATTCTCGCCGGCCAATACTATGAAAAGTATTTCAATTTATCGCCAGATTCTGTTGATAAAACGAGAGTTTCCTATGAAATTGGAGTGTTTTTTAATGCACAAATTGGTGATCCTGATCGAGCCGCGAATTTTTTAGAGTATTGGTTGGAGCGCAATAGTAAGGATTGGAATCCTTCTTTGGATGTTGAGACAGGTCTTACGGAACTCGAATCGATTGCTTATTATTATCTCAGTAAAAAAGATAAAAAACACAAACGAAATGAATTAGAGCGAAATAAACTCAACATTGCTTTTGCCCAGTGGAAGAAATTAGATGAAAAGTTGATTCTTGCTGAAAATGAATTAAAAGATTTAATTGAGAAAAAACAAACTCTTAAAAAAGATCTGATGGTAACTACACTTGATGATATTCTTTCCCAATATCGATTGATGGATTTAAAAATCGAAGACCAGGAAGCTGTCATTCGTGTATTGGAAACAAAAAAAAGTAAAATCCCTCTCATCAAAATTTTGTTTCGATTGGGTGTTCTTGCCGAGGAATCCAGAGATTTTGTCAAAGCAAAAGAATTTTACGAACGTATCATCAATGAAGGTGGCGAAACAGACATTAGAGTGGCGTTAAAAGAATTGGAACGCGTTAGAAAAATTTTAGAAACAGGAAATATAATACCGCCGCTTAGCGAGAGTATTTGA
- a CDS encoding PAS domain-containing hybrid sensor histidine kinase/response regulator has translation MPERIWSKRGKLFPYLLLNIVLFIFVATAFLFYTASERNIDEAEENRYKSLQIANELRQSSDQLTNLVRLYVIQRDKKYKTYFQMILDIRNGKRPRPNDYSYAYWDLVIANKLPAPSEEGETISIYESMRNANFHESDFILLSESKLKSDQLTKIEFEAMSIAERDMRKGSNPNPKAIALLYDDNYLHAKAEIMKPINDLYNQLNDRTTKAIEDAKDIVFFLRTILIATGIFFAISLFLTHRSLTSIIGGSVDEAFRKISLLGDGNFYGDIHPVDHRNSILGRLNTTQKRLQELYENGESTKQRLINSESRLREILDNVSACIYLKDINGKYIFANKEVCNLFGHPFEEIINQTDEKFLNKDAAKILIANDKSVLIDGKTLRTEESIRNLIDEKVTTYLTVKLPLRNENGEIYALCGISTDISITKEIQNELERAKDSAEIANRAKSEFLASMSHEIRTPLNGVIGLTQILFKTNLDEEQKSLVTTIASAGKSLLIILNDILDFSKIEVGKMKIEKLSFDFYHLVSEVYDLLAIESKWKSIDLKLEIDSEVPQYIYSDPGRIRQIIFNLLGNAIKFTEKGSVVLRVKRESDKIRIEVEDTGIGIAKDKMESIFHKFSQADTSTSRKYGGTGLGLSISERLVSLLGGTIGVSSELGIGSLFYCILPIENEDSTNVNQPSDKNSNKLNSLESMFVNQNFLIVEDNILNQKVMGGLLRKFNINFDVAENGEEAVTLFQQNKYDLILMDCEMPVMDGFVATTKIRELEKNKSEKTIIIAVTAHVLKEHKEKCFAVGMDGFISKPFYIETLFQTYNEISTTKDMA, from the coding sequence ATGCCGGAACGAATTTGGTCAAAAAGAGGTAAATTATTTCCCTACCTTTTATTGAACATAGTCCTCTTTATTTTTGTCGCTACTGCCTTTTTATTTTATACTGCGAGCGAAAGGAATATTGATGAGGCAGAAGAAAACAGATACAAATCCTTACAAATTGCCAATGAACTTCGCCAATCTTCAGACCAACTCACAAACTTAGTGAGGTTGTATGTCATCCAAAGAGACAAAAAGTATAAAACATACTTCCAAATGATCTTAGACATTCGGAATGGCAAACGCCCTAGACCGAATGATTATAGTTACGCCTACTGGGATCTTGTCATTGCAAACAAACTCCCTGCCCCTTCGGAAGAAGGAGAAACAATCAGCATTTACGAATCGATGAGAAATGCAAATTTCCATGAATCCGATTTTATTTTACTTTCAGAATCAAAACTTAAATCGGACCAGCTAACAAAAATTGAATTTGAGGCCATGTCCATTGCAGAAAGAGACATGAGGAAGGGATCAAATCCAAATCCTAAAGCCATCGCATTGTTATACGATGACAATTACCTACATGCAAAAGCAGAAATCATGAAACCGATCAATGATTTATACAATCAATTAAATGATCGAACCACAAAAGCCATTGAAGATGCAAAAGATATCGTTTTTTTTCTGCGGACAATACTCATAGCTACAGGTATATTTTTTGCAATTAGTTTGTTTTTAACACATAGATCCCTAACTTCCATCATCGGAGGTAGTGTAGACGAAGCGTTTCGAAAGATATCTCTACTGGGAGATGGAAATTTTTATGGTGATATCCATCCCGTTGATCATAGAAACTCTATTTTAGGTAGGTTAAACACTACCCAAAAAAGGCTTCAGGAGTTATACGAAAATGGGGAATCCACAAAACAACGATTAATCAATAGTGAATCCAGGCTTCGCGAAATTTTAGACAATGTTTCAGCTTGTATCTATTTAAAAGATATAAACGGGAAATACATATTTGCAAATAAAGAAGTTTGTAATTTATTTGGACATCCATTTGAAGAAATCATAAACCAAACTGATGAAAAGTTTTTGAACAAAGATGCTGCCAAGATTCTGATCGCAAATGATAAATCCGTTCTTATTGATGGAAAAACTCTTCGAACAGAAGAATCCATTCGAAATTTAATAGATGAAAAGGTTACTACTTATCTTACTGTAAAACTGCCTTTAAGAAATGAGAACGGAGAAATCTACGCGCTCTGTGGTATCTCAACCGATATTAGTATCACAAAAGAAATTCAAAATGAATTAGAAAGAGCAAAAGATTCAGCAGAAATCGCCAACCGTGCCAAATCAGAATTTTTAGCTTCCATGAGCCATGAAATTCGAACTCCTTTGAATGGAGTGATTGGCCTCACACAAATTCTTTTTAAAACCAATCTAGATGAAGAACAAAAATCTTTAGTAACAACGATTGCTTCTGCTGGAAAATCACTCCTCATCATTCTCAACGATATACTTGATTTTTCAAAAATAGAAGTTGGGAAAATGAAAATCGAAAAACTAAGTTTTGATTTTTATCATTTAGTTTCTGAAGTTTACGATTTATTAGCCATTGAATCCAAATGGAAATCCATTGATTTAAAACTGGAAATTGATTCTGAAGTTCCTCAATATATTTATTCAGATCCGGGTAGAATTCGCCAAATCATATTCAATTTACTGGGTAACGCAATCAAATTCACGGAAAAAGGTTCCGTCGTACTTCGCGTCAAAAGAGAATCCGATAAAATTCGAATTGAAGTTGAAGATACAGGGATCGGAATCGCAAAAGATAAAATGGAATCTATATTCCACAAGTTTTCACAAGCGGATACTTCCACCTCACGAAAATATGGTGGCACGGGACTTGGACTTTCCATTTCAGAACGTTTGGTATCTTTACTCGGAGGAACGATTGGAGTCAGTAGTGAACTAGGGATCGGAAGTTTATTTTACTGCATTCTTCCTATCGAAAATGAAGATTCGACAAATGTAAATCAACCATCTGATAAAAACTCAAACAAACTCAATTCGTTAGAATCTATGTTTGTAAATCAAAACTTTCTAATCGTCGAAGACAACATCCTCAATCAAAAAGTGATGGGTGGGCTTTTACGAAAATTTAATATCAATTTTGATGTTGCGGAAAATGGAGAGGAAGCGGTAACACTTTTCCAACAAAACAAATACGATTTGATTCTTATGGATTGCGAAATGCCTGTGATGGATGGATTTGTTGCCACTACGAAAATTCGGGAACTCGAAAAAAACAAATCGGAAAAAACAATCATTATCGCAGTCACTGCACATGTCCTTAAAGAACATAAAGAAAAGTGTTTTGCAGTAGGAATGGATGGTTTTATAAGCAAACCATTTTATATAGAAACTTTATTTCAAACTTATAATGAAATCAGCACCACAAAGGACATGGCATAA
- a CDS encoding LIC_12238 family plasminogen-binding lipoprotein has translation MRQNSVPSPLIQNFSKRIFPLLPILFVLTLIQCGVPKGEFGWTTTQMEEMDILEKHIQTITDYKMMRDDLIFSPTDTIHYVYQFSRNPGSETDFYISLNRYELDFVEIDIKKKRAEPDSHAIRDEFSLLRTGEYLIKIVHEGDTVDEVKFRVLPVEGYTQENLEQELAGDQTDEIIKYSR, from the coding sequence ATGAGACAGAATTCGGTGCCAAGTCCCCTCATTCAGAATTTTTCCAAACGTATATTTCCGCTCCTTCCCATACTGTTTGTTCTCACTCTCATCCAATGTGGAGTTCCAAAAGGCGAATTCGGTTGGACCACAACTCAAATGGAAGAAATGGATATTTTGGAAAAACACATCCAGACCATCACCGATTATAAAATGATGCGGGATGATCTTATCTTTTCTCCAACTGATACCATTCACTATGTATACCAGTTCTCTAGAAACCCTGGTTCAGAAACTGACTTTTATATTTCACTCAATCGTTATGAATTGGACTTTGTCGAAATTGATATCAAAAAGAAAAGAGCGGAACCAGATTCTCATGCCATTAGAGATGAGTTTTCTCTTTTAAGAACTGGTGAATACTTAATTAAAATTGTTCATGAAGGTGATACAGTTGACGAGGTAAAATTTCGTGTTTTACCAGTTGAAGGTTACACACAAGAGAACCTGGAACAAGAATTAGCTGGTGATCAAACTGATGAAATCATCAAATACTCTCGCTAA